A part of Arachis hypogaea cultivar Tifrunner chromosome 12, arahy.Tifrunner.gnm2.J5K5, whole genome shotgun sequence genomic DNA contains:
- the LOC112729554 gene encoding uncharacterized protein, with translation MDVIVSIISGSFRYLVSLPPGDDGGEWLKEMRGNLGLMATVIATMAFQNGLNPPGGVIQNGDNGSVACPSPIAHGQACPGQSVYAAVDRHGYSGFMLTNSISFLFSITTCILVISGVPLGPGYPTLVLAMLMSFSLILLAVSYTLGAFLLNPRIQKTHAGFRVFIYVFVTFLVVLLSLRFVALILAVRRVKKKADTTPALPSQ, from the coding sequence ATGGACGTCATTGTGAGTATTATTTCGGGTAGCTTCCGTTATCTGGTATCGCTTCCGCCAGGTGACGATGGTGGCGAGTGGCTGAAGGAAATGAGAGGGAACCTGGGACTCATGGCAACCGTCATTGCAACAATGGCATTTCAAAACGGTCTCAACCCACCCGGCGGCGTTATTCAAAACGGCGACAACGGATCCGTCGCTTGTCCGTCACCAATTGCCCACGGTCAAGCATGTCCAGGTCAATCCGTTTACGCTGCAGTTGACCGTCACGGTTACTCCGGGTTCATGCTAACTAACTCTATCTCCTTCTTGTTTTCAATCACCACGTGCATATTGGTCATAAGCGGAGTTCCTCTGGGTCCAGGGTACCCAACCCTGGTGCTTGCAATGCTCATgtccttctctctcatccttcTTGCCGTGTCTTACACGCTCGGTGCTTTTCTTCTCAATCCGCGTATTCAGAAAACTCACGCCGGATTTCGCGTTTTTATCTATGTGTTTGTCACGTTTCTGGTGGTTTTACTTTCTTTGCGATTTGTTGCTTTGATACTCGCCGTTCGGCGCGTGAAGAAAAAAGCTGATACCACTCCCGCACTTCCCAGCCAATGA